In Nostoc sphaeroides, the genomic window AACGTCCCTTAAGGCTTCTTGTGTTCGGTAGTATACCCCTAAATGGGCAATGTTAATTGCTGCTTTAGAACTCGTGTCAAATTTGATAGTTTTTGCAGGCATTTCCTCTATTTTTGTCTGGGATAGGCTCAATTTTGCAGGAAAAGAGATATTTTTCATAATCAGGTTTAAATATTTATTTCTTGAGCTTACTATAAAAATGAGAGAAATATGAAAAAATCTATAATTAGATGTAATAAACAAGATAAATGAAACTAATACTAAAGATAGACGGCAGTAATCCTTACGGCGAGGGAATAATCAGCAGGATGAAGGGAAAAATGCTTTTCCGGCTTTGTTTGGGAATGCTTGTGTCTTTAGCTTTACTCAGTTGTACGCAGAAAGACTCTAACTCCAACACTGCCAAGGGAGATAAGCCGCGAGTGGTTGCAACTAGTACCATCATTGCTGATTTAGCACAAGAGGTTGCAGGAGAGAAAATTCAACTAAGTGGAATCTTGAAACCGGGTACTGATCCCCATGTTTACGAACCAGTACCAGCAGACAGCAGGGTTTTGGAAGAAGCCGACTTAATTTTGTATAACGGCTACAACCTGGAACCGGGGCTGATTAAATTGATGAATGCTTCTGGTAGTAAGGCACAAAAGTTAGCTGTAGGGGAAGTTGTCAACTCTTTGCAGCTTGATAAAGGCAAAGGAGAAGTTGTACCAGATCCGCACGTTTGGGGTAGTGCAGAAAATGCGATCGCAATGACGAATGCAATACGGGATGCTTTGATTAAGCAATCACCTGAAGATAGAGAAAAATTTACTCAAAAGGCATTGCAACTTACTAATGAATTAAAACAGTTGCATAGTTGGATTAATCAACAGATTCAAACTATCCCTATAGATAAGCGCAAACTGGTAACAACCCATGATGCATTCCAATATTATGGACATGCTTATGGGATTGCGATCGCAGGTACTTTAATTGGCATTAGTACCGAAGAACAACCAAGCGCTCAAACAGTTCAGCGATTGGTAGAGTCGATTAAAAAAATCGGCATTTCTGCAATTTTTGCTGAGACTACAATTAACCCGGCTTTAATTAAA contains:
- a CDS encoding metal ABC transporter substrate-binding protein; amino-acid sequence: MKLILKIDGSNPYGEGIISRMKGKMLFRLCLGMLVSLALLSCTQKDSNSNTAKGDKPRVVATSTIIADLAQEVAGEKIQLSGILKPGTDPHVYEPVPADSRVLEEADLILYNGYNLEPGLIKLMNASGSKAQKLAVGEVVNSLQLDKGKGEVVPDPHVWGSAENAIAMTNAIRDALIKQSPEDREKFTQKALQLTNELKQLHSWINQQIQTIPIDKRKLVTTHDAFQYYGHAYGIAIAGTLIGISTEEQPSAQTVQRLVESIKKIGISAIFAETTINPALIKTVAQEAGVKLAPNQLYSDSIGAKGSPGDSYIKMMEVNTRTIVEALGGKYTPFQLKK